The following are from one region of the Methanocella sp. genome:
- the aspS gene encoding aspartate--tRNA(Asn) ligase has translation MKRTHYSRDITPAMNGSAVTVNGWVHEIRDFGGLAFLILRDREGLVQVTMPKKKVSKEIVDTVKGLSRESVVSVTGDVKAMEKAPNGYELIPTAIEVLSQADAPLPLDPTGKVPAELDTRLDARFMDLRSPEVTAVFYVRANMIRAIRDYLSSQGCLEIASPKIVATATEGGTELFPISYFEREAFLNQSPQLYKQMMMAGGMDRVYEIGPIFRAEEHATRKHLNEATSIDVELSFATEEDAMKLLENTVAYAYGYVKEHCQAQLKVLNVDLQVPKTPFKRLCYKDAIEIAKKDPECADIEYGDDLSTQAEHAVGQAIGEHYFIVDWPTSIRAFYSQPCENDPSICKAFDLMHPRMELASGAQREHRYEMLVKKMEEKGLSPESFKFYLDAFKYGMPPHAGWGLGAERLLQTMLNLNNIREAVLFPRDRVRLTP, from the coding sequence ATGAAGAGGACCCACTATTCCAGGGACATCACGCCGGCCATGAACGGCTCGGCCGTAACGGTCAACGGCTGGGTACACGAGATCAGGGACTTCGGAGGCCTCGCTTTTCTCATATTAAGGGACAGGGAAGGGCTGGTTCAGGTCACCATGCCCAAGAAAAAGGTCTCAAAAGAGATCGTCGACACGGTTAAGGGATTAAGCCGCGAGTCAGTCGTCTCCGTTACCGGCGACGTAAAGGCGATGGAGAAGGCCCCTAATGGCTATGAGCTTATCCCGACCGCCATCGAGGTGCTGTCCCAGGCTGATGCCCCGCTGCCGCTGGACCCCACCGGAAAGGTGCCTGCCGAATTAGACACCCGGCTCGACGCGAGGTTTATGGACCTGCGCAGTCCCGAGGTCACGGCAGTCTTCTACGTCAGGGCCAACATGATCCGGGCCATTCGTGATTACCTGTCATCCCAGGGATGCCTGGAGATCGCGTCCCCCAAGATCGTGGCTACTGCCACCGAGGGCGGCACCGAGCTCTTCCCGATATCGTACTTCGAGCGCGAGGCGTTCCTAAACCAGAGCCCGCAACTGTATAAGCAGATGATGATGGCGGGCGGCATGGACCGGGTGTATGAGATCGGCCCCATATTCAGGGCCGAGGAGCACGCCACCCGGAAGCACCTCAACGAGGCCACGTCCATCGACGTGGAGCTGTCATTCGCTACCGAGGAGGACGCCATGAAGCTCCTCGAAAACACGGTAGCCTATGCATACGGATACGTAAAGGAGCATTGCCAGGCGCAGCTTAAGGTACTCAACGTGGACCTGCAGGTGCCGAAGACGCCGTTCAAGCGCTTATGCTATAAAGATGCCATCGAGATCGCGAAGAAGGACCCGGAGTGCGCCGATATCGAGTACGGCGACGACCTTTCGACCCAGGCCGAGCACGCGGTCGGACAGGCCATCGGCGAGCACTACTTCATCGTCGACTGGCCTACATCGATTCGTGCTTTCTACTCACAGCCCTGCGAGAACGACCCGTCGATCTGTAAGGCTTTCGACCTCATGCACCCGCGCATGGAGCTCGCGTCCGGTGCCCAGCGTGAGCACCGCTATGAGATGCTGGTGAAAAAGATGGAAGAGAAGGGCCTGAGCCCGGAGAGCTTTAAGTTCTATCTGGACGCGTTCAAGTACGGCATGCCCCCGCACGCGGGCTGGGGCCTGGGTGCCGAACGGCTGCTACAGACCATGCTGAATTTAAATAATATCCGCGAGGCCGTCCTGTTCCCGAGAGACCGGGTAAGGCTTACGCCTT